One segment of Deinococcus metalli DNA contains the following:
- the mreC gene encoding rod shape-determining protein MreC codes for MNWRRLLVVYALLLGISMAATRFQVVAPTALRASTVPVTRISVTVADNLRHAYDTLVHERELSRENASLRKQVGVLRQRNELLTREAARLRQLDVITRTQAPNAVGIAQVVAVSPSPLMARLTLNLGRNAGVRVRMPVTVPGGLVGQVSDVAARQCTVVALVDPESSVGVSLDGNKGGRGLAQGLPPDRMRAEFSRSVPIRIGDVLVTNSLGGVFPVGIRVGTVEKIMPLGPNDLNRVVIVKPAVDVGVVEDVTILEGL; via the coding sequence GTGAACTGGCGGCGCTTACTGGTCGTGTACGCGCTGCTGCTGGGCATCAGCATGGCGGCCACGCGCTTCCAGGTGGTCGCCCCCACGGCCCTGCGCGCCTCGACGGTGCCGGTCACCCGCATCAGCGTGACGGTCGCGGACAACCTGCGCCACGCCTACGACACGCTGGTGCACGAGCGGGAACTGTCGCGCGAGAACGCCAGCCTCCGAAAGCAGGTGGGCGTCCTGCGCCAGCGCAATGAACTGCTCACCCGCGAGGCCGCGCGCCTGCGGCAACTCGATGTGATCACTCGCACGCAGGCACCCAACGCCGTGGGCATCGCGCAGGTGGTGGCCGTGTCGCCCAGCCCACTGATGGCGCGCCTGACCCTGAACCTCGGCCGCAACGCGGGCGTGCGCGTCCGCATGCCGGTCACGGTGCCCGGCGGTCTGGTCGGGCAGGTCTCCGACGTCGCGGCGCGGCAGTGCACGGTGGTCGCGCTGGTCGATCCCGAGAGCAGCGTGGGCGTGAGCCTGGACGGCAACAAGGGCGGGCGCGGCCTCGCGCAGGGCCTGCCGCCGGACCGGATGCGGGCCGAGTTCTCGCGCAGCGTGCCGATCAGGATCGGGGACGTGCTGGTCACGAACAGCCTGGGCGGCGTGTTCCCGGTGGGCATCCGCGTGGGCACCGTCGAGAAGATCATGCCGCTGGGCCCCAACGACCTCAACCGCGTGGTGATCGTGAAGCCCGCCGTGGACGTCGGCGTGGTCGAGGACGTCACCATCCTGGAGGGCCTGTGA
- a CDS encoding Maf family nucleotide pyrophosphatase, whose protein sequence is MGPEGAHPRTGVPEVILASGSPRRRELLGLLGVPFRVRVSGEPENSATAQPDALAGELALVKARAVAAAEPGAVVIGSDTVVALDGTLLGKPADAAENAAFLRTLAGRTHQVYTGVGVVHGAHEHVEVSRADVTFRDLTPGEIAHYAASGEGLDKAGGYGIQALGMALVLRIEGEYSTVVGFPLSVVIRLLRAAGVPVWNEPHAPELRPA, encoded by the coding sequence ATGGGACCCGAGGGCGCGCACCCCCGCACCGGGGTGCCGGAGGTGATCCTGGCGTCCGGCAGTCCGCGGCGGCGCGAGCTGCTGGGTCTGCTGGGCGTGCCGTTCCGCGTGCGGGTCAGCGGCGAGCCCGAGAACAGCGCCACCGCGCAGCCGGACGCGCTGGCGGGCGAGCTGGCCCTCGTGAAGGCCCGGGCGGTCGCCGCCGCCGAGCCCGGCGCGGTTGTGATCGGTTCGGACACCGTGGTCGCGCTGGACGGCACGCTGCTCGGCAAGCCCGCCGACGCGGCCGAGAACGCCGCCTTCCTGCGCACCCTGGCGGGCCGCACCCACCAGGTGTACACCGGCGTGGGCGTCGTGCACGGCGCACACGAGCACGTCGAGGTGTCCCGCGCGGACGTCACCTTCCGCGACCTGACGCCCGGCGAGATTGCCCACTACGCCGCGTCCGGCGAGGGGCTCGACAAGGCCGGCGGCTACGGCATCCAGGCGCTCGGCATGGCGCTGGTCCTGCGGATCGAGGGCGAGTACAGCACCGTGGTCGGCTTCCCGCTGTCGGTGGTGATCCGCCTTCTGCGCGCCGCCGGCGTGCCCGTGTGGAACGAGCCGCACGCTCCGGAGCTGCGCCCGGCGTGA
- the rpiA gene encoding ribose 5-phosphate isomerase A, with translation MPDHPVPDLEALKKEAAVRATHLVRSGMRVGLGTGSTAKYAIEELARRIQAGELTDITGVATSEASDTLARSLGLRVEVLDPRPLDLAIDGADEIDPQLNLIKGLGGALLREKLTEIQARQLVIIADHTKVVERLGQKAPLPIEIARFGFLSTIERLRAQLPGGRLRQPGAQPYVTDNGNYIYDAQLPETFDPATLERQLKGTLGVVDTGFFLGMATHAFVAAPDGVRELVRPA, from the coding sequence GTGCCTGACCACCCCGTTCCCGATCTGGAGGCCCTGAAGAAGGAAGCGGCTGTACGCGCCACGCACCTGGTGCGCAGCGGCATGCGGGTCGGCCTGGGCACCGGCAGCACCGCCAAGTACGCCATCGAGGAACTCGCGCGGCGGATACAGGCCGGCGAACTCACGGACATCACCGGAGTCGCCACCAGCGAGGCGAGCGACACCCTGGCCCGCAGCCTGGGCCTGCGGGTCGAGGTGCTCGACCCCCGGCCGCTCGACCTCGCCATCGACGGCGCGGACGAGATCGACCCGCAGCTGAATCTGATCAAGGGCCTGGGCGGCGCGCTGCTGCGCGAGAAACTCACCGAGATTCAGGCCCGGCAGCTGGTGATCATCGCGGACCACACCAAGGTCGTGGAGCGGCTGGGCCAGAAGGCGCCGCTGCCCATCGAGATCGCGCGCTTCGGCTTCCTGAGCACCATTGAGCGCCTGCGCGCCCAGCTGCCGGGCGGCCGCCTGCGCCAGCCGGGCGCGCAGCCGTACGTGACCGACAACGGCAACTACATCTACGACGCGCAGCTGCCGGAGACGTTTGACCCGGCCACCCTGGAGCGCCAGCTCAAGGGCACGCTCGGCGTGGTGGACACCGGCTTCTTCCTGGGCATGGCGACGCACGCCTTCGTGGCCGCACCGGACGGCGTGCGGGAACTGGTGCGGCCGGCCTGA
- a CDS encoding peroxiredoxin, with protein MTSAPTTPAPGDAFPEFSLPDAHGHTHALSDLQGRYVVLYAYPKDDTPGCTKEACDFRDNALLRGHGAAIVGISADDAESHAEFAEKFSLPFPLLVDDGAAYLKSIGAYGEKNLYGKVTQGIKRQTFLIGPDGRLVRAWLAVKVDGHADAVADAIDKDRARRA; from the coding sequence ATGACGAGTGCCCCGACGACGCCCGCTCCCGGTGACGCCTTCCCCGAGTTCTCGCTGCCGGACGCGCACGGCCACACGCACGCCCTGTCCGATTTGCAGGGACGCTACGTGGTGCTGTACGCCTACCCCAAGGACGACACGCCCGGCTGCACCAAGGAAGCGTGCGACTTCCGCGACAACGCCCTGCTCAGGGGCCACGGCGCCGCCATCGTGGGCATCAGCGCGGACGACGCCGAGAGCCACGCAGAATTCGCCGAGAAGTTCAGCCTGCCGTTCCCGCTGCTGGTGGACGACGGCGCCGCGTATCTGAAGTCCATCGGCGCGTACGGCGAGAAGAACCTGTACGGCAAGGTCACCCAGGGCATCAAGCGCCAGACCTTCCTGATCGGCCCGGACGGCCGGCTGGTGCGGGCATGGCTGGCCGTGAAGGTGGACGGTCACGCCGACGCGGTCGCGGACGCCATCGACAAGGACCGCGCCCGCCGTGCCTGA
- a CDS encoding Rod shape-determining protein MreD, with protein MTLGRLPRRGAGRVLQPAALVVLLIAAQGLLSRLTDAAGLPAPDLFLLTGAGLAWRMRPAWALAAAYGVGLLQDVLGGGMLGLHAAGVAGGALLVLLVRRYFSNSGPVQALLTVVAAVAGEWLAFLALTYWLRSDLVTVPLLVRTVPVMFAGTLILSGVWDRVMTWGFGPRSAPEALS; from the coding sequence GTGACCCTGGGCCGCCTGCCGCGCCGCGGCGCCGGGCGCGTGCTGCAGCCCGCCGCGCTGGTCGTGCTGCTGATCGCCGCGCAGGGCCTGCTGTCCCGGCTGACCGACGCCGCCGGCCTTCCCGCCCCCGACCTGTTCCTGCTGACCGGCGCGGGCCTGGCGTGGCGGATGCGGCCCGCGTGGGCGCTGGCCGCCGCGTACGGCGTGGGCCTGCTGCAGGACGTGCTGGGGGGCGGCATGCTGGGCCTGCACGCGGCCGGGGTGGCCGGCGGCGCGCTGCTGGTGCTGCTCGTCCGGCGCTACTTCTCGAACAGCGGTCCCGTGCAGGCGCTGCTGACGGTGGTGGCGGCCGTGGCGGGCGAGTGGCTGGCGTTCCTGGCCCTGACATACTGGCTGCGCTCGGACCTGGTGACGGTGCCGCTGCTGGTGAGGACGGTTCCGGTCATGTTCGCGGGAACACTTATCCTGTCCGGCGTGTGGGACCGCGTGATGACGTGGGGCTTCGGGCCGCGGTCGGCGCCGGAGGCCCTGTCGTGA
- the deoC gene encoding deoxyribose-phosphate aldolase, with amino-acid sequence MKLAPYIDHTLLKATATPADIATLCAEARDHGFYAVCLNPVYIPLAAELLTGSDVKIATVCGFPLGAVSSEQKAIEARLSAEAGADEVDMVIHIGAALAGDWETVQADVRAVRRAIPDHVLKVIIETCYLTDDQKRGATEAAVQGGADFVKTSTGFGTGGATLDDVRLMRDVIAGRAQIKAAGGVRTPQDARAMIEAGATRLGTSGGVALVTGDRAGEGY; translated from the coding sequence GTGAAGCTCGCGCCGTACATCGACCACACCCTGCTCAAGGCGACGGCCACGCCCGCCGACATCGCCACGCTGTGCGCGGAAGCCCGTGACCACGGCTTCTACGCCGTGTGCCTCAACCCCGTGTACATTCCGCTGGCCGCGGAGCTGCTGACCGGCAGCGACGTGAAGATCGCCACCGTGTGCGGTTTTCCCCTGGGCGCCGTGTCCTCCGAGCAGAAGGCCATCGAGGCCCGCCTGAGCGCCGAGGCCGGCGCGGACGAGGTGGACATGGTGATCCACATCGGCGCGGCCCTGGCGGGCGACTGGGAGACGGTGCAGGCCGATGTGCGCGCGGTGCGCCGGGCGATTCCGGACCACGTGCTGAAGGTGATCATCGAAACCTGCTACCTGACCGACGACCAGAAGCGCGGCGCGACCGAGGCGGCCGTGCAGGGCGGCGCGGACTTCGTGAAGACCAGCACCGGGTTCGGCACCGGCGGCGCCACCCTGGACGACGTGCGCCTGATGCGCGACGTGATCGCGGGCCGCGCGCAGATCAAGGCGGCGGGCGGTGTGCGGACCCCGCAGGACGCGCGGGCCATGATCGAGGCCGGCGCCACACGCCTGGGGACGTCCGGCGGCGTGGCCCTGGTCACGGGCGACAGAGCGGGCGAGGGCTACTGA